One window from the genome of Ovis canadensis isolate MfBH-ARS-UI-01 breed Bighorn chromosome 21, ARS-UI_OviCan_v2, whole genome shotgun sequence encodes:
- the FAM181B gene encoding protein FAM181B, protein MAVQAALLSTHPFVPFGFGGSPDGLGGAFGALDKGCCFEDEETGTPAGSLLAGAESGDAREATRDLLSFIDSASSNIKLALDKPGKSKRKVNHRKYLQKQIKRCSGLMGAAPPGPPSPGAADMPAKRPLAGAQTVPVPAHGKAAPRREASQAAAAASLQSRSLAALFDSLRHVPGGADPARAAEAAPAAGLVGGDTAGSAGGPAVPGSRKVPLRARNLPPSFFTEPSRAGGGGGGCGPSGPGVSLGDLEKGSEAAEFFELLGPDYGAGTEAGALLAAEPLDVFPAGAAVLRGPPELEPGLFESQPAMVGSLLYPEPWSAPGGPGTKKPPLPAPGGGLTLNEPLRSVYPAAADSPGGDDGPGLLASFAPFFSDCALPPAPPPPPQQVSYDYSAGYSRTAFAGLWRPDGAWEGAPGEEGAPRD, encoded by the coding sequence ATGGCAGTCCAGGCGGCGCTCCTCAGCACGCACCCCTTCGTCCCCTTCGGCTTCGGGGGCTCCCCGGACGGGCTGGGAGGCGCCTTCGGAGCCCTGGACAAGGGCTGCTGTTTCGAGGATGAGGAGACCGGGACGCCGGCGGGCTCGCTGCTGGCGGGCGCCGAGAGCGGGGACGCGCGCGAGGCCACCCGCGACCTGCTCAGCTTCATCGACTCCGCGTCTAGCAACATCAAGCTGGCCCTGGACAAGCCCGGCAAGTCGAAGCGGAAGGTGAACCACCGCAAGTACCTGCAGAAGCAGATCAAGCGCTGCAGCGGCCTCATGGGCGCCGCGCCCCCGGGCCCGCCCTCCCCGGGCGCCGCCGACATGCCTGCCAAGCGCCCGCTCGCCGGCGCCCAGACGGTCCCGGTCCCGGCCCACGGCAAGGCGGCTCCCCGGCGGGAGGCGTCGCAGGCCGCAGCGGCCGCCAGCCTGCAGAGCCGGAGCCTGGCCGCGCTCTTCGACTCGCTGCGCCACGTCCCCGGGGGCGCCGATCCGGCCAGGGCTGCGGAGGCGGCGCCCGCGGCCGGGCTCGTGGGAGGGGACACGGCCGGCTCCGCGGGCGGCCCGGCCGTCCCTGGCTCCAGGAAGGTCCCGCTGCGGGCTCGCAACCTGCCGCCGTCCTTCTTCACCGAGCCGTcccgggcgggcggcggcggcggcgggtgcGGCCCGTCGGGGCCCGGCGTGAGCCTGGGTGACTTGGAGAAGGGCTCAGAGGCCGCCGAGTTCTTCGAGCTTCTGGGGCCCGACTACGGCGCGGGCACCGAGGCGGGTGCCTTACTTGCCGCGGAGCCTCTCGATGTGTTCCCCGCCGGGGCCGCCGTCCTGCGGGGACCCCCGGAGCTGGAGCCCGGCCTCTTTGAGTCCCAGCCCGCGATGGTGGGGAGCCTACTGTACCCCGAGCCCTGGAGCGCCCCCGGCGGCCCCGGGACCAAGAAGCCGCCCCTGCCCGCGCCCGGCGGTGGCTTGACCTTGAACGAGCCCTTGCGCTCCGTTTACCCCGCCGCCGCGGACTCTCCGGGCGGGGACGACGGGCCCGGCCTCTTGGCCTCGTTCGCCCCCTTCTTCTCAGACTGCGCTCTGCccccggcgccgccgccgccgccccaaCAGGTGTCCTACGACTACAGCGCGGGCTACAGCCGCACGGCGTTCGCCGGCCTTTGGAGACCCGACGGGGCTTGGGAAGGGGCGCCCGGCGAGGAGGGGGCGCCCCGGGACTGA